One segment of Sinorhizobium sp. BG8 DNA contains the following:
- a CDS encoding fumarylacetoacetate hydrolase family protein produces the protein MRAGDFAKGTFVGRVWRLDVAGPALISLRGGEVVDITTSSVPTMRDLLELDDPVAYAREQEGAVLATLEALVQSSASASGDPSRIHLLAPCDLQAVKACGVTFARSMIERVIEEKAAGDPALALKIRARVTAIIGDSLRNLKAGSPEAAKVKAALIEEGVWSQYLEVGIGPDAEVFTKAPVLSAVGWGAPVGLHPVSKWNNPEPEVVLAVNSLGTVKGATLGNDVNLRDVEGRSALLLGKAKDNNASAAIGPFIRLFDETYTIDDVRNADLELVVEGEDGFRLEGRSTMREISRDPLELVSQTIGRHHQYPDGFMLFMGTLFAPVEDRDAPGQGFTHKLGDRVTISSAELGSLTNTVRLSTECAPWTFGVASMMRNLAARGLL, from the coding sequence TTGAGGGCGGGAGATTTCGCGAAGGGAACGTTTGTCGGGCGCGTCTGGCGACTGGATGTTGCAGGGCCCGCGCTAATCAGTCTTCGTGGCGGAGAGGTCGTCGACATCACCACTTCGTCGGTGCCGACGATGCGCGACCTTCTCGAACTGGACGACCCTGTCGCCTATGCCCGCGAGCAGGAGGGTGCCGTGCTTGCGACGCTTGAGGCACTCGTACAGAGCTCGGCATCGGCAAGTGGCGATCCATCGCGAATCCATCTGCTCGCTCCTTGCGACCTCCAGGCGGTCAAGGCCTGCGGGGTGACGTTTGCGCGATCGATGATCGAGCGGGTGATCGAGGAGAAGGCCGCCGGCGATCCGGCGCTCGCGTTGAAGATACGTGCGCGCGTTACGGCAATCATCGGCGACAGCCTTCGCAACCTCAAGGCCGGATCGCCGGAAGCGGCGAAGGTCAAGGCGGCGCTCATCGAGGAGGGCGTCTGGTCCCAATACCTGGAAGTTGGTATCGGCCCGGATGCGGAGGTCTTTACCAAGGCGCCGGTGCTGTCCGCCGTCGGATGGGGCGCCCCGGTGGGCCTCCATCCCGTGTCCAAGTGGAACAATCCCGAACCCGAAGTGGTGCTGGCGGTCAACAGCCTCGGTACCGTCAAGGGTGCGACGCTCGGCAACGACGTCAACCTGCGCGATGTCGAGGGCCGCTCCGCGCTCTTGCTCGGCAAGGCCAAGGACAACAATGCCTCCGCGGCCATCGGGCCATTCATAAGGCTCTTCGACGAGACCTACACGATCGACGACGTCAGGAATGCCGATCTCGAACTCGTTGTCGAAGGGGAGGACGGCTTCCGGCTCGAGGGCCGGAGCACCATGCGCGAGATCAGCCGCGACCCGCTCGAACTGGTCTCACAGACGATCGGTCGCCATCACCAGTATCCGGACGGCTTCATGCTGTTCATGGGCACGCTTTTCGCGCCGGTCGAGGATCGTGATGCGCCGGGGCAGGGGTTCACGCACAAGCTGGGAGACCGGGTGACGATTTCCAGTGCAGAACTGGGCTCGCTCACCAACACGGTGCGATTGTCGACGGAGTGCGCTCCCTGGACGTTTGGCGTAGCCTCCATGATGCGCAATCTGGCCGCCCGCGGGTTGCTGTAG
- a CDS encoding acetyl/propionyl/methylcrotonyl-CoA carboxylase subunit alpha, with amino-acid sequence MSQRRTFNKILIANRGEIACRVMRTASRLGMSTVAVYSDADHGAQHVALADEAYRIGPAEALKSYLDVSAIIAACRASGAEAVHPGYGFLSENPAFVDAVEAAGLVFIGPSAASMRAMGLKDAAKALMETAGVPVVPGYHGEEQDPDFLAERAEEIGYPVLIKARAGGGGKGMRRVDDAGAFRASLASAARESEASFGDGRVLVEKYMAKPRHIEFQVFGDKHGKVVHLFERDCSVQRRHQKVIEEAPAPGMTGEMREAMGMAAVRAAEAIGYSGAGTVEFIADVSDGLRADRFFFMEMNTRLQVEHPVTEAITGLDLVEWQIRVAAGEPLPWRQEDLRCRGWAFEARIYAENPARDFLPATGRLTLFDVPGELARIDSGVRAGDEITPFYDPMIAKVIVHGSDRDEALGKLRLTLERSRIAGLTTNVPFLSRLLREPDFAAGDVDTGLIARRAGSLLKETPPARKAWALAALSALDLLEPPHAIDPWDALRGFRLWGSARQTTFVEYGQEEREIAVTCVDKGRFAIDEGDGAFEVELAETSGGSVQGTCEARSLQAVVARDSRTITVFLDGETHVFVVADLPGHHGNEEAGGDILTAPMPGLVRAVSATAGAAVSKGDPLVTMEAMKMELVISAPRDGIVESVGVSVGQQVAEAAVLLRLVEEKMP; translated from the coding sequence ATGTCGCAACGGCGCACCTTCAACAAGATCCTGATCGCCAACCGGGGTGAGATTGCGTGCCGCGTCATGCGCACGGCGTCAAGGCTCGGCATGTCGACGGTTGCCGTCTATTCCGATGCCGACCATGGCGCGCAGCATGTTGCCCTCGCTGACGAAGCCTACCGCATCGGTCCTGCGGAAGCACTGAAGAGCTATCTCGACGTGTCCGCCATCATCGCTGCCTGCAGGGCAAGCGGAGCAGAAGCGGTGCACCCGGGATACGGCTTTCTCTCCGAGAACCCCGCCTTCGTCGACGCGGTCGAGGCGGCAGGCCTCGTCTTCATCGGGCCGAGCGCCGCCTCGATGCGTGCGATGGGACTGAAGGATGCGGCTAAGGCGCTGATGGAAACGGCCGGCGTGCCAGTCGTTCCGGGATACCACGGCGAAGAGCAGGACCCGGACTTCCTGGCCGAGCGCGCCGAAGAGATCGGCTATCCGGTCCTGATCAAGGCTCGTGCGGGCGGCGGCGGAAAGGGCATGCGGCGGGTCGATGACGCCGGGGCGTTCCGCGCATCGCTCGCAAGTGCCGCGCGCGAGTCGGAGGCATCGTTCGGCGACGGGCGCGTGCTGGTCGAGAAGTACATGGCCAAGCCGCGTCACATCGAGTTCCAGGTCTTCGGCGACAAGCACGGCAAGGTCGTCCACCTTTTCGAACGGGACTGCTCCGTGCAGCGCCGGCATCAGAAGGTGATCGAAGAGGCGCCGGCACCCGGAATGACCGGCGAGATGCGCGAGGCGATGGGCATGGCCGCGGTTCGCGCCGCCGAAGCGATCGGCTACAGCGGCGCGGGAACGGTCGAGTTCATCGCGGACGTCTCCGATGGTCTTCGGGCGGATCGGTTCTTCTTCATGGAGATGAACACGCGGCTGCAGGTGGAGCATCCGGTCACCGAGGCAATCACCGGGCTTGACCTTGTCGAGTGGCAGATCCGCGTTGCGGCTGGCGAGCCCCTGCCATGGCGGCAGGAGGATCTGCGGTGCCGAGGCTGGGCGTTCGAGGCGCGCATCTACGCGGAAAATCCGGCAAGGGACTTTCTGCCGGCCACGGGACGTCTCACGCTTTTCGACGTGCCGGGGGAACTGGCGCGCATCGACTCGGGCGTGAGGGCCGGGGATGAGATAACGCCGTTCTATGATCCAATGATCGCAAAGGTCATCGTGCACGGCAGCGATCGCGACGAAGCATTGGGTAAGCTGAGACTAACGCTTGAGCGCAGCCGCATTGCCGGCCTGACGACGAACGTGCCGTTCCTTTCGCGGCTCCTCCGGGAGCCCGACTTTGCCGCGGGCGATGTCGACACCGGTCTCATCGCACGCCGGGCTGGAAGCCTGTTGAAGGAGACACCTCCGGCGCGGAAAGCGTGGGCGCTTGCGGCCCTCTCTGCCCTCGACCTGCTTGAGCCGCCGCACGCCATAGATCCGTGGGACGCCCTGCGTGGCTTCCGCCTCTGGGGATCCGCGCGGCAGACGACCTTCGTCGAGTACGGGCAAGAGGAGCGCGAGATTGCCGTTACCTGCGTCGACAAGGGACGGTTCGCGATCGATGAGGGAGATGGGGCCTTCGAAGTCGAGCTTGCCGAAACAAGTGGAGGCTCCGTGCAGGGAACGTGCGAGGCGCGGTCCCTCCAGGCCGTCGTGGCGCGGGATTCCCGGACGATCACCGTCTTTCTGGATGGGGAAACCCACGTGTTCGTGGTTGCCGATCTTCCCGGGCACCATGGCAACGAAGAAGCGGGGGGAGATATCCTCACGGCGCCCATGCCCGGCCTCGTCCGGGCGGTTTCCGCGACGGCCGGCGCGGCGGTGTCGAAGGGCGACCCTCTCGTCACCATGGAGGCGATGAAGATGGAGCTCGTCATTTCAGCTCCGCGCGACGGCATCGTCGAGTCGGTCGGGGTGTCGGTCGGCCAGCAGGTAGCGGAAGCAGCCGTCCTGCTGCGGCTTGTCGAGGAGAAAATGCCATGA
- a CDS encoding acyltransferase translates to MPQTSFSIGLSALRGFAALGVVVYHTFVMLPVGGIEAPDELRIDLSNGPLLLQHLFLGAFNGRGLVVLFFVLSGCVLCISINRRQHFGLRRIPGYLVRRGARLYPLLILSATIAALLQLFFFKQTGLPGASAWANTQHVTPEEWLWREWFVNAIGHSSNLNTPAWSISVELLGSFIFPAIYFLAVRPKTAVFAVVASIALMYFTPGDPRLYYRMNLYTFCFVMGALVPLYGERLIRVYDRLPRLIRRIALVVAVLTFMFARPLVAPTGTSSTVILMETISATFIVALVLFRPAPSILKTGVAQEIGRISYGIYLFHLLVIFVVAHALMPLMRPDGTAEEVALLLVLGISSLAVTLVLAWIVHRVFEVRMQNLGRRIGDMLDARLSPPEPNALLKSA, encoded by the coding sequence GTGCCGCAAACTTCATTCTCCATCGGATTGTCTGCGCTGCGCGGCTTTGCTGCCCTTGGTGTGGTCGTCTACCACACGTTCGTGATGCTGCCGGTTGGCGGGATCGAAGCTCCGGATGAGTTGCGCATCGACCTCTCAAACGGCCCTCTGTTGCTCCAGCACTTATTCCTCGGCGCGTTCAATGGGCGCGGCCTGGTGGTCTTGTTCTTCGTGCTGAGCGGATGTGTCCTTTGCATATCCATCAACCGGCGCCAGCATTTCGGACTGCGGCGGATACCCGGATATCTCGTGCGGCGCGGCGCGCGGCTCTATCCCCTCTTGATCCTTTCGGCAACGATCGCCGCCCTCTTGCAACTCTTCTTCTTCAAGCAGACCGGCCTTCCCGGCGCATCGGCCTGGGCCAACACCCAGCATGTCACGCCGGAGGAATGGCTATGGCGCGAGTGGTTCGTGAATGCGATCGGGCATTCCAGCAACCTCAACACCCCTGCCTGGTCCATCAGCGTCGAGCTGTTGGGCTCTTTCATCTTCCCGGCCATCTATTTCCTGGCGGTTAGGCCGAAAACGGCTGTCTTCGCGGTGGTTGCGAGCATCGCCCTCATGTATTTCACACCCGGCGACCCGAGACTCTATTACAGGATGAATCTCTATACCTTCTGCTTCGTCATGGGCGCACTGGTGCCACTCTACGGAGAAAGGCTCATCCGGGTTTATGACCGGCTACCGCGCCTGATAAGACGGATCGCGCTGGTTGTCGCGGTCCTGACGTTCATGTTCGCGCGCCCGCTCGTCGCCCCGACAGGCACTTCGTCCACGGTCATCCTGATGGAAACGATCTCGGCGACCTTCATCGTCGCTCTCGTCCTCTTCCGGCCGGCGCCTTCAATTCTGAAGACAGGCGTGGCACAGGAAATCGGACGCATCTCCTACGGAATATACCTCTTCCATCTGCTGGTCATATTCGTTGTTGCCCATGCCCTCATGCCCCTCATGCGGCCTGACGGCACAGCGGAGGAGGTCGCCCTGCTCCTTGTGCTCGGAATTTCCTCGCTCGCCGTGACGCTTGTGCTTGCATGGATTGTGCACCGGGTCTTCGAGGTCAGGATGCAGAACCTCGGCCGCCGGATTGGAGACATGCTCGATGCTCGACTTTCACCGCCGGAACCGAATGCGCTGCTGAAGTCCGCCTGA
- a CDS encoding carboxyl transferase domain-containing protein: MAVLSSAVSPHSEVFKSNSRAMLEAIAVAGDAAGLALEGGGAKARERHLARGKLLPRDRVAQLLDPGSPFLEIGLTAGHGMYEGASPGGGLIAGIGRVAGRECMIVCNDATVKGGTYYPITVKKHLRAQEIAEQNRLACIYLVDSGGANLPNQDEVFPDRDHFGRIFYNQAQMSSKGIAQIAIVMGSCTAGGAYVPAMSDETVIVQNQGTIFLAGPPLVRAATGEVVNAEDLGGGDVHTRLSGVADHLARDDRHALSLARSIVANLNTRKPQTVVLRDSEPPRYDPQEMIGIVPADVKVSYDVREVIARTVDGSRFDEFKARFGTTLVCGFAHIFGIPVGILANNGVLFADSALKGAHFIELATQRSVPLVFLQNITGFMVGRKYEAEGIAKHGAKLVTAVATTGVPKVTVLIGGSYGAGNYGMCGRAYSPRFLWTWPNSRIAVMGGEQAAGVLATVRRETIERGGGTWSVEEEEDFKRPTVEMFSRQSHPLYASARLWDDGIVDPRNTRDVLGLSLSAALNASIEPSRFGVFRM; this comes from the coding sequence ATGGCGGTTTTGTCGTCGGCCGTCTCTCCGCACAGCGAGGTCTTCAAGTCCAATAGCCGGGCCATGCTGGAAGCCATTGCAGTGGCCGGGGACGCAGCAGGACTGGCGTTGGAGGGCGGCGGGGCAAAGGCGCGCGAGCGGCATCTTGCACGTGGAAAGCTCTTGCCTCGCGATCGCGTCGCGCAGTTGCTCGATCCCGGCTCGCCGTTTCTGGAAATAGGCCTCACAGCCGGCCACGGCATGTACGAGGGAGCATCCCCCGGAGGCGGGCTCATTGCCGGCATCGGCCGCGTCGCCGGACGCGAATGCATGATCGTCTGCAACGATGCGACGGTGAAGGGGGGCACCTACTATCCCATCACGGTGAAGAAGCACCTGCGGGCCCAGGAAATTGCCGAACAGAACCGGCTGGCGTGCATCTACCTCGTCGATTCGGGAGGGGCGAACCTGCCCAACCAGGATGAGGTCTTTCCGGATCGCGATCACTTCGGGCGCATCTTCTACAACCAGGCGCAAATGTCCTCCAAGGGGATCGCACAGATTGCGATCGTCATGGGAAGCTGCACCGCGGGGGGCGCCTATGTCCCGGCGATGAGCGACGAGACGGTGATCGTCCAGAACCAGGGCACCATTTTCCTCGCCGGGCCGCCATTGGTCAGGGCGGCGACCGGAGAAGTCGTCAATGCCGAGGATCTGGGGGGCGGCGACGTCCATACCCGCCTGTCCGGCGTGGCCGATCACCTGGCGCGAGACGACCGGCACGCGCTTTCCCTTGCCCGTTCGATTGTCGCCAATCTCAACACCCGCAAGCCCCAGACCGTTGTGCTCCGCGACAGCGAGCCTCCGAGATACGATCCGCAGGAGATGATCGGCATCGTGCCTGCCGATGTGAAGGTAAGCTACGACGTACGCGAAGTGATCGCCCGAACGGTGGATGGCTCGCGCTTCGACGAATTCAAGGCGAGGTTCGGCACGACGCTGGTCTGTGGTTTTGCCCACATCTTCGGGATTCCCGTCGGCATCCTCGCAAACAATGGCGTGCTTTTTGCAGATTCGGCGCTGAAGGGCGCCCATTTCATCGAGCTTGCGACGCAACGTTCAGTCCCGCTCGTTTTCCTGCAGAACATAACCGGCTTCATGGTCGGGCGAAAATACGAAGCGGAAGGAATCGCCAAGCACGGTGCAAAGCTCGTCACCGCGGTCGCAACCACGGGCGTTCCGAAGGTAACGGTCCTCATAGGCGGGTCCTATGGAGCCGGAAACTACGGAATGTGCGGCCGGGCCTACTCGCCACGCTTTCTCTGGACCTGGCCGAACAGCCGCATCGCCGTCATGGGAGGCGAGCAGGCGGCCGGGGTTCTCGCGACGGTTCGCAGGGAAACGATCGAACGTGGCGGTGGCACATGGTCGGTAGAAGAGGAAGAGGATTTCAAGCGGCCGACTGTCGAGATGTTCAGCCGACAGAGCCATCCGCTCTACGCATCGGCACGGCTCTGGGACGACGGGATCGTCGATCCGCGCAACACGCGGGACGTGCTTGGGCTGTCCCTGTCTGCCGCCCTCAACGCATCCATCGAGCCGTCGAGATTTGGTGTCTTCAGAATGTAG
- a CDS encoding glutathione S-transferase family protein — MTITITVFERSPDGGKGLARDMRVRWALEEVGQPYDVRLVSFKAMKEPAHLALHPFGQIPTYEEGDLALFESGAIVLHIAERHAGLLPNDASARARAITWMFAALTTMEQPIVDREVTKLLERNETWYEQRLSAVEERVRKRLGELSSRLGDADWLDGTFSAGDLEMVSVLLRLKSSGMLSEYPNLSAYVARGEARPAYKRAFDAQLAVFTAASTG, encoded by the coding sequence ATGACGATCACCATTACCGTCTTTGAGCGGTCGCCCGATGGCGGCAAGGGTCTGGCGCGTGACATGCGCGTTCGCTGGGCGCTGGAGGAAGTCGGCCAGCCTTACGACGTTCGTCTCGTCTCCTTCAAGGCAATGAAGGAACCCGCGCATCTCGCGCTTCATCCTTTCGGGCAGATTCCGACCTATGAGGAAGGCGATCTCGCCCTGTTCGAGTCCGGGGCGATCGTGCTGCATATCGCGGAGCGCCATGCTGGCCTGCTGCCCAACGATGCGAGTGCGCGGGCGCGCGCGATCACATGGATGTTTGCAGCACTCACCACGATGGAGCAACCGATCGTCGATCGCGAAGTCACCAAGCTCCTGGAGCGCAATGAGACCTGGTACGAGCAGCGCCTGTCCGCCGTCGAGGAACGCGTCCGCAAGCGGCTGGGCGAACTTTCCAGTCGACTGGGCGATGCCGACTGGCTGGACGGCACATTCAGCGCCGGTGACCTGGAGATGGTGTCGGTGCTGCTCAGGTTGAAAAGTTCGGGCATGCTGAGCGAATATCCGAACCTCTCCGCCTACGTCGCCCGCGGCGAGGCGCGGCCCGCATACAAACGCGCTTTCGACGCCCAGCTGGCGGTCTTCACCGCCGCATCGACCGGCTGA
- a CDS encoding isovaleryl-CoA dehydrogenase, with product MDFGLGEEIAALRQTVRRFALEEIAPRAADIDRDNVFPADLWKKLGGLGLLGITASEDYGGVGMGYAAHCVAMEEISRASASVGLSYGAHSNLCVNQIMRNGSPVQREKYLPKLVSGEHVGALAMSEPGAGSDVVSMKLRAAEKGDRYVLNGSKMWITNGPDADVLVVYAKTDPAAGPRGITAFLVEKGMKGFSTAQKLDKLGMRGSNTCELVFADCEVPAENVMGTVGSGVNVLMSGLDYERVVLAGGPLGIMAACLDIVIPYVHERKQFERAVGEFQLMQGKLADMYVALNTARAYVYAVASACDRGETTRKDAAGCILYAAENATQVALQAIQALGGNGYINDYATGRLLRDAKLYEIGAGTSEIRRMLIGREIFQESA from the coding sequence ATGGACTTCGGACTCGGAGAGGAGATCGCCGCACTCCGACAAACCGTCCGACGCTTCGCCCTTGAGGAAATTGCGCCGAGGGCGGCCGATATCGATCGCGACAATGTCTTTCCCGCCGACCTCTGGAAAAAGCTCGGCGGCCTCGGCCTGCTCGGCATTACGGCCTCCGAGGACTATGGCGGTGTCGGCATGGGTTACGCAGCGCATTGCGTCGCCATGGAGGAAATCAGCCGCGCCTCCGCATCGGTCGGCCTGAGTTATGGCGCCCACTCCAATCTTTGCGTCAACCAGATCATGCGCAACGGTTCACCGGTACAACGCGAGAAGTACCTACCGAAACTGGTTTCGGGCGAGCATGTCGGCGCCCTTGCCATGTCGGAACCGGGCGCTGGGTCCGACGTGGTCTCGATGAAGCTCCGGGCGGCAGAGAAGGGCGACCGCTACGTCCTCAACGGAAGCAAGATGTGGATCACCAACGGTCCCGACGCGGACGTGCTGGTCGTCTATGCCAAGACCGATCCCGCCGCCGGTCCGCGCGGCATCACGGCGTTCCTCGTGGAGAAAGGGATGAAGGGCTTTTCCACGGCCCAGAAGCTCGACAAGCTCGGCATGCGCGGCTCGAACACGTGTGAACTCGTCTTTGCCGATTGCGAGGTGCCGGCCGAGAATGTGATGGGTACGGTCGGCAGCGGCGTCAACGTGCTGATGTCCGGGCTCGACTACGAGCGCGTCGTGCTAGCAGGCGGCCCTCTCGGCATCATGGCGGCCTGCCTCGACATCGTCATTCCCTACGTGCACGAACGCAAGCAGTTCGAGCGGGCCGTCGGCGAATTCCAGCTCATGCAGGGCAAGCTCGCGGACATGTATGTGGCCCTCAATACTGCGCGTGCCTACGTCTATGCCGTGGCGTCAGCCTGCGACCGCGGCGAGACGACACGCAAGGATGCGGCCGGCTGCATCCTCTATGCGGCCGAGAATGCCACGCAGGTTGCCCTCCAGGCCATCCAGGCGCTGGGCGGGAACGGCTACATCAACGACTATGCGACCGGACGCCTTCTGAGAGACGCCAAACTCTATGAGATCGGCGCGGGAACGTCAGAAATACGCCGCATGCTCATCGGCAGGGAAATCTTCCAGGAGAGCGCGTAA
- a CDS encoding RidA family protein codes for MQRDNINAKNAPDPHGGYSQAVKLEDCKRLLLVSGQIPMTTDDKVPEGFEEQARLVWRNMDAQLKAAGMSKADLVRVTIYLADRQHATANREIRSEYLGAVAPALTVIITGLFDDKWLLEVEAVAAQ; via the coding sequence ATGCAGCGAGACAACATCAATGCCAAGAATGCGCCCGACCCCCATGGCGGCTATTCGCAGGCCGTGAAACTCGAAGACTGCAAGCGCCTGCTTCTGGTGAGCGGTCAGATTCCGATGACCACGGACGACAAGGTTCCAGAGGGTTTCGAGGAGCAGGCACGGCTGGTGTGGCGCAACATGGATGCGCAGCTCAAGGCGGCTGGAATGTCCAAGGCAGACCTGGTGAGAGTGACGATCTACCTGGCCGACCGGCAGCACGCGACCGCCAATCGCGAAATCCGCAGCGAGTATCTCGGCGCGGTCGCCCCTGCTCTCACGGTGATCATTACGGGACTATTCGACGACAAGTGGCTGCTCGAGGTCGAAGCCGTGGCAGCGCAATAG
- a CDS encoding hydroxymethylglutaryl-CoA lyase → MSEFVEIVEMAARDGLQNEKRIIPVSEKVALIDLLSVCGYRRIEAASFVSPKWVPQLADGAEVMAEIRRREGVKFVALVPNMQGYKAARAAKADAVAIFVSASEGFSHANINCSIAESLERLAPVAKAARRKKMPLRGYVSCVVSCPYDGPTPPAAVAKITESLFALGCAEVSLGDTIGHGKPEEVSAMLDAVLDVAPPERLAGHYHDTGGRALDNIRVSLEKGIRVFDASIGGLGGCPYAPGAKGNVDTGAVLAMLEQMGFETGLDRGAVEAVGAFARQILRKEEGEKVE, encoded by the coding sequence ATGAGCGAGTTCGTCGAGATCGTGGAAATGGCAGCACGCGACGGGCTGCAGAACGAAAAACGCATCATTCCCGTTTCGGAAAAGGTGGCGCTCATCGATCTCCTGTCGGTCTGCGGCTATCGCCGCATCGAAGCCGCGAGCTTCGTAAGTCCCAAATGGGTGCCGCAACTCGCCGATGGTGCGGAGGTCATGGCCGAGATCCGCAGGCGCGAAGGCGTGAAGTTCGTCGCGCTGGTGCCGAATATGCAGGGCTACAAGGCGGCAAGGGCCGCGAAGGCGGATGCAGTCGCGATCTTTGTCTCGGCCTCGGAAGGGTTCTCCCACGCCAACATCAACTGCTCGATCGCCGAGAGCCTGGAGCGACTTGCTCCGGTCGCCAAGGCTGCGCGCAGGAAGAAGATGCCCCTGCGCGGCTATGTCAGCTGCGTCGTCTCCTGCCCCTATGATGGCCCGACGCCTCCCGCGGCGGTCGCCAAGATAACCGAATCCCTCTTCGCGCTCGGCTGCGCCGAGGTCAGCCTCGGCGACACGATCGGGCACGGTAAGCCTGAAGAGGTCTCAGCCATGCTGGACGCTGTTCTGGACGTCGCGCCCCCGGAACGTCTCGCCGGGCACTATCACGACACCGGCGGGCGGGCCCTGGACAACATCCGTGTCAGCCTCGAAAAGGGCATAAGGGTCTTCGACGCCTCGATCGGTGGTCTTGGTGGTTGCCCCTATGCGCCGGGCGCCAAGGGCAATGTGGATACGGGGGCCGTCCTGGCGATGCTGGAACAGATGGGCTTCGAGACCGGTCTGGATCGCGGGGCGGTCGAGGCTGTCGGCGCGTTCGCGCGGCAGATTCTCCGCAAGGAGGAGGGGGAGAAGGTGGAATGA
- a CDS encoding tyrosine-type recombinase/integrase — MLSDAKARKLKPDDKPVSDGTIAGLSLVPGSAVGRGKWILRFVSPVNGKRREMGLGSYPTTSIRDARAKAFEARSVIDSGKDPLEARREQEQEIRRLATVPTFADAARRHHADKAEGFRNKKHVDQWINTLEQYIFPKIGKKLVNELGPADFAACLKPIWLEKPETASRVKQRCDAVMDWAAANGFIVASPVRVVDKLLPKQPGKRERVMHQPALPWRSMPAFVSNVLQSSNPNTTRHMLELLILTACRSGELRKMQWIEVEFSNCIWTIPASRMKAKVAHRIPLTPRVIEILEAQLDKSEIGEGLVFPSRNNTPISDMTLTKFLRDHRVMSDTPDRIATAHGFRSSFRDWASESGYPRDVAERALAHTVKNAVEAAYHRTDLIDQRRAMMLAWEGFCLGK, encoded by the coding sequence ATGTTGAGCGACGCCAAGGCCCGGAAGCTGAAGCCGGATGACAAACCTGTATCCGATGGCACGATCGCCGGTTTGTCTCTCGTCCCAGGCAGCGCAGTTGGCCGTGGAAAATGGATCTTGCGTTTCGTTTCTCCTGTGAATGGCAAGCGACGCGAGATGGGCTTGGGCAGCTACCCGACCACTTCGATCCGCGATGCCCGAGCGAAGGCCTTCGAAGCCAGGAGCGTGATCGATAGTGGCAAGGATCCTCTTGAAGCCCGCCGCGAGCAGGAACAGGAGATTAGGCGTCTCGCGACAGTCCCCACCTTCGCGGATGCGGCTCGCCGTCACCACGCTGACAAGGCGGAGGGCTTTCGCAATAAGAAGCACGTGGATCAGTGGATCAATACTCTCGAGCAGTACATCTTCCCAAAGATCGGCAAGAAGCTGGTCAATGAGTTGGGTCCCGCAGATTTCGCTGCCTGCCTTAAGCCGATCTGGCTGGAGAAACCGGAGACGGCATCCCGTGTCAAACAGCGTTGTGATGCGGTGATGGACTGGGCTGCCGCAAATGGGTTCATCGTCGCCAGCCCGGTCCGTGTGGTCGACAAGCTGTTGCCAAAGCAACCGGGCAAACGGGAGCGGGTTATGCATCAACCCGCTCTGCCCTGGCGATCTATGCCGGCGTTTGTCTCAAACGTGCTGCAGAGCAGCAATCCAAACACCACCAGGCATATGCTGGAGTTGCTCATCCTGACGGCTTGCCGCTCTGGCGAACTTCGTAAGATGCAGTGGATCGAGGTCGAGTTCTCGAACTGCATTTGGACGATCCCGGCATCACGCATGAAAGCCAAGGTGGCGCACCGGATACCGCTGACACCCCGCGTGATTGAAATTCTGGAGGCACAGTTGGACAAATCGGAAATCGGTGAAGGGTTGGTGTTTCCATCCCGAAACAACACCCCGATCAGCGACATGACGCTCACCAAGTTCCTGCGGGACCACCGGGTCATGAGCGACACACCTGACCGCATTGCGACTGCACATGGTTTCCGCTCGAGCTTCCGCGACTGGGCTTCAGAAAGCGGCTATCCGCGCGATGTTGCAGAGCGGGCGCTCGCGCACACCGTCAAAAATGCTGTCGAGGCTGCCTATCATCGCACAGACCTTATCGATCAGCGGCGAGCTATGATGCTTGCATGGGAGGGTTTTTGTCTGGGAAAGTGA